A genomic stretch from Ureibacillus composti includes:
- a CDS encoding citrate:proton symporter: MLATLGFTMIIIFTYLIMSNRLSPIVALITVPIIFALFGGFVSNLGDMMLDGMKQVSSTAALLLFAILYFGVMIDAGLFDPFIRRLLTVVNGDPVKIAMGTAALALAVALDGDGTTTYMITVSALLPLYLKIGMNPLILATIAMLSLSVMSGMTPWGGPATRAIVATGVDPSEFFVPLIPLMIIGAIWVLLVAYFLGKKERNRVGLQKISIDHVIHTGKKDVVKPTLLRWWTNLVLTAAVMVVLVKGIWPPSVIFILGFAIALMINFPKNKVQKEIIMKHAGNALIVTALVFAAGVFTGILSGTGMVTAMSNALISLIPDSLGSQLPLIVAITSMPFTFVMSNDAYYFGVLPVLAETATSFGIDPIEIARASVLGQPVHLLSPLVASTFLLVGMISKELGEYQKYAFIWCFLTSIVLIIAAVITGAISV; this comes from the coding sequence ATGTTAGCTACTTTAGGTTTTACAATGATTATTATATTTACCTATCTCATCATGAGTAATCGTCTATCACCAATTGTTGCATTAATAACAGTACCTATCATTTTTGCTTTGTTTGGGGGATTTGTTTCGAATCTTGGTGACATGATGTTAGATGGAATGAAGCAAGTATCATCAACGGCTGCATTATTATTATTCGCCATTTTGTATTTTGGCGTAATGATCGATGCGGGGCTATTTGATCCATTTATAAGGCGCCTGTTAACGGTTGTAAATGGAGACCCAGTGAAAATTGCAATGGGAACAGCAGCATTAGCACTAGCTGTTGCATTAGATGGAGATGGTACAACAACGTACATGATTACAGTGTCTGCATTACTACCATTATATTTAAAGATTGGTATGAATCCATTAATATTAGCAACCATAGCAATGTTATCTTTAAGCGTGATGAGTGGCATGACACCTTGGGGAGGACCTGCAACAAGAGCGATTGTAGCAACTGGTGTAGATCCATCTGAATTTTTTGTACCACTAATTCCTCTAATGATTATTGGGGCTATATGGGTGCTGTTAGTAGCTTACTTTTTAGGTAAGAAGGAACGTAATCGAGTAGGGCTTCAGAAGATCTCAATTGATCATGTAATTCATACTGGTAAGAAAGATGTAGTTAAACCAACTCTACTTCGTTGGTGGACAAACTTAGTATTAACAGCCGCTGTAATGGTAGTCCTGGTAAAAGGAATTTGGCCGCCTTCTGTTATTTTTATACTAGGCTTTGCCATTGCGTTAATGATTAACTTCCCAAAAAATAAAGTTCAAAAAGAAATTATCATGAAGCATGCAGGGAATGCATTAATCGTTACTGCACTTGTTTTTGCTGCAGGGGTTTTCACAGGAATTTTATCAGGAACAGGGATGGTAACGGCGATGTCAAATGCCCTTATTTCATTAATTCCCGATTCTTTAGGTTCCCAATTACCATTAATTGTAGCTATTACAAGTATGCCTTTTACATTTGTCATGTCAAATGATGCTTATTATTTTGGTGTACTGCCTGTCTTGGCAGAAACAGCCACATCATTTGGAATAGATCCAATTGAAATAGCGCGGGCGTCTGTACTTGGTCAACCCGTTCATCTCTTAAGCCCATTAGTTGCTTCGACTTTTTTATTAGTCGGGATGATTTCAAAGGAATTAGGAGAATATCAAAAATATGCATTTATTTGGTGCTTCTTAACGTCGATTGTGTTAATTATAGCTGCAGTCATTACAGGAGCAATTAGTGTTTAA
- a CDS encoding AbrB family transcriptional regulator translates to MRTIYPIATVIIVAMVGVAIFQLLSFPMPWMLGSLFGVLITQLLWKVPMKWPVIMRNIGLLIVGTAIGQLFTLDILVAMKDTLLFMLLFNVILSVFCLALAYGLQKWAQIPFATALTASIPGGLSQLVVFAEEQEDIDVAVVTFFHVIRVLFVVGLIPIIVSLTDKVPGAVDSGTTNLVHNIILILIGAIVIPVGKKFKLPVPHFLTPVILGLLLSLIKIDIEPISNNLLHIAQLFIGAYIGLLLHPKSLRLPIRVLIGGISSAILLLVLTFFIAEGMLLYFDMDFATSYLSTAPGGMDQMGLIATALQADATQVTIFQLFRMLFIYIVILPILKWKLLKV, encoded by the coding sequence ATGCGCACAATTTACCCTATTGCTACAGTAATAATTGTAGCAATGGTAGGTGTAGCAATTTTTCAACTACTTTCCTTTCCCATGCCTTGGATGTTAGGTTCATTATTTGGTGTCCTGATTACGCAACTGTTATGGAAAGTTCCTATGAAATGGCCTGTCATTATGCGAAATATTGGATTGCTTATAGTCGGAACGGCCATTGGACAGCTTTTTACTTTAGATATTTTAGTTGCAATGAAAGATACACTGTTATTTATGTTATTATTTAACGTCATTTTAAGTGTATTTTGCCTTGCGTTAGCATATGGCCTACAAAAGTGGGCACAGATTCCATTCGCCACAGCATTAACAGCTAGCATTCCTGGAGGTTTATCACAATTGGTTGTTTTTGCTGAAGAACAGGAAGATATTGACGTTGCAGTTGTAACATTTTTTCATGTGATTCGTGTACTTTTTGTAGTCGGTTTAATTCCGATTATTGTTTCACTAACTGATAAAGTTCCAGGGGCAGTAGACTCCGGCACCACAAATTTAGTTCATAACATCATCTTAATTTTAATTGGTGCCATTGTTATACCGGTTGGAAAGAAATTTAAATTGCCTGTACCTCATTTTTTAACGCCTGTCATTTTAGGACTTTTATTGAGTTTAATTAAAATAGACATAGAACCTATCAGTAATAATTTATTGCATATAGCACAGCTTTTTATTGGTGCATATATAGGTTTACTTCTACATCCAAAGTCCTTACGGTTACCAATTCGTGTATTAATTGGTGGTATAAGTAGCGCCATTTTATTATTAGTATTAACTTTCTTTATCGCTGAAGGAATGTTGTTATACTTTGATATGGATTTTGCTACAAGTTATTTGAGTACGGCTCCAGGTGGTATGGATCAAATGGGGCTAATTGCAACAGCCTTACAAGCGGATGCAACACAAGTAACTATTTTTCAATTATTTCGTATGTTATTTATTTATATTGTGATTTTGCCAATATTAAAGTGGAAATTGCTTAAGGTATAA
- the tcuA gene encoding FAD-dependent tricarballylate dehydrogenase TcuA codes for MSKYDVVIVGAGNAALCAAISAKEQGSSVLVLEKGPVEKRGGNSFFTDGAIRVAYQDLNAITKVIDLDQETINKIEMPVYSAQDFNDDIMRVSKNQSKPELIRQLVTQSFPTIEWMKSHGVEFELNYANQSFEKEGKVHFWGGLPIKTVDKGIGLMRSLFNRCEELGIDVWYESAATNIVTENEAVAAIEVQTKDGLKTVKCESVVLACGSIEANKKKRAEALGEEWNEALVRGTEFNTGDGIDMAVAIGAGTFGQVNGCHAIGTDANAPRVGDFRKPGDIYKKHSYPYSVMVNVEGNRFVDEGADFRNYTYAKYGKEVLKQPKNIAYQIYDAKVRPILRAEYDLEEATVFEATTLEALADQLDINKEQFLQTIAEYNAAVQEGEFNPSEKDGKGTKGITPPKSNWAQTISEGPFYAYPVTCGITFSFWGLATTPEGAVLNESNEIIEGLYAAGEMIGGIFYENYPGGSGLMSGSVFGKLAGAAASRHAQKVK; via the coding sequence ATGTCAAAATATGATGTAGTTATTGTAGGGGCGGGGAATGCAGCGTTATGTGCAGCTATTTCTGCAAAAGAACAGGGGAGCTCAGTATTAGTATTAGAAAAAGGACCAGTTGAAAAACGGGGAGGAAATTCATTCTTTACAGATGGTGCAATTCGTGTAGCGTACCAAGATTTAAATGCCATTACTAAAGTGATTGATTTAGATCAAGAAACAATTAATAAAATAGAAATGCCAGTATATTCAGCTCAAGACTTTAATGATGACATTATGCGCGTTTCAAAAAATCAAAGTAAACCAGAATTAATTCGTCAATTAGTCACTCAATCATTTCCAACTATTGAGTGGATGAAGTCACATGGTGTTGAATTCGAGCTGAATTATGCAAATCAATCGTTCGAAAAAGAAGGGAAAGTTCATTTCTGGGGCGGCCTGCCAATCAAAACCGTTGATAAAGGGATTGGCTTAATGCGTAGTTTATTTAATCGCTGTGAAGAACTAGGTATTGATGTATGGTATGAAAGTGCGGCAACAAACATTGTAACGGAAAATGAGGCGGTTGCGGCAATTGAAGTTCAAACAAAAGATGGACTAAAAACGGTAAAATGTGAAAGCGTTGTTTTAGCATGTGGAAGTATTGAAGCTAACAAAAAGAAACGTGCTGAGGCTTTAGGAGAAGAGTGGAATGAAGCATTAGTTCGCGGTACGGAATTTAACACAGGTGATGGAATCGATATGGCTGTAGCAATTGGAGCCGGGACATTCGGCCAAGTAAATGGTTGTCATGCGATTGGTACAGATGCAAATGCACCACGCGTTGGAGATTTCCGAAAACCTGGTGATATCTATAAAAAACATTCATACCCTTATAGTGTGATGGTTAATGTGGAAGGGAATCGTTTCGTAGATGAAGGCGCAGATTTCCGTAACTACACATATGCAAAATACGGTAAGGAAGTATTAAAACAGCCGAAAAATATTGCTTATCAAATTTATGATGCAAAAGTTCGTCCAATTTTACGTGCGGAATATGACTTAGAAGAAGCGACTGTATTTGAAGCAACAACATTAGAGGCGCTTGCAGACCAATTAGATATTAATAAAGAACAATTTTTACAAACAATTGCAGAGTACAATGCAGCAGTACAAGAAGGTGAGTTTAATCCTTCTGAAAAAGATGGAAAAGGTACAAAAGGGATTACACCACCAAAATCTAACTGGGCACAAACAATTAGCGAAGGACCTTTCTACGCTTACCCTGTTACATGCGGAATAACATTCTCATTCTGGGGCTTAGCGACAACTCCAGAAGGTGCTGTATTAAATGAATCAAACGAAATAATTGAAGGTTTATATGCTGCTGGAGAAATGATTGGTGGTATTTTCTATGAAAATTACCCTGGTGGTTCAGGTTTAATGTCTGGTTCAGTATTTGGAAAATTAGCTGGGGCAGCAGCTTCAAGACATGCTCAAAAAGTAAAATAA
- a CDS encoding D-alanine--D-alanine ligase: MMNIVQFFSKYVLISFLIVTMVLMCFTISPLANNENKEADVIQSINQYLQTNYVEMYDDKNEFDIKNELLKIQQLQNDLTLATELDHSLIQQAQTMLVQLESAIYHRNLYTADFYVDAYLSNLYENEHAQSKYGDWHLYTMPYKQKEQMNNELWKQLTEQEKISFILSMKSILLNQESVQYIPSTFYVLEKLEQSSHNDIANETVKTLLFQ; encoded by the coding sequence ATGATGAATATTGTTCAATTTTTTTCAAAGTATGTGTTGATCAGTTTCTTAATAGTAACAATGGTCTTAATGTGCTTTACAATATCGCCACTAGCAAATAATGAAAACAAAGAAGCTGATGTAATTCAATCGATTAATCAATACTTGCAAACAAACTATGTAGAAATGTATGATGATAAAAATGAGTTTGACATCAAAAATGAACTATTAAAAATTCAACAACTTCAAAATGATTTAACTCTTGCTACAGAACTGGATCACTCCCTAATTCAACAGGCCCAAACTATGCTTGTTCAATTAGAAAGTGCTATTTATCATAGAAATCTTTATACGGCTGATTTCTACGTGGATGCTTATTTATCGAATCTATATGAAAATGAGCATGCACAAAGCAAATATGGTGACTGGCATCTGTATACAATGCCGTATAAGCAAAAAGAACAAATGAACAATGAGCTATGGAAACAGCTTACCGAACAAGAAAAAATAAGTTTCATTTTATCAATGAAATCCATTTTATTAAATCAAGAATCCGTTCAATACATCCCTTCTACATTTTATGTATTAGAAAAACTAGAGCAATCATCACACAATGATATCGCTAACGAAACTGTAAAAACCCTACTCTTTCAATAA
- a CDS encoding L-threonine 3-dehydrogenase, with the protein MKKIIVTGALGQIGSELTVMLSELYGQENVLATDIRKVPNTVGPFEVLDVMDGKRMYELAKDFGADTIIHMAALLSATAEKNPQFAWNLNMGGLMNALEVARELDLQFFTPSSIGAFGPTTPKDNTPQDTLQRPTTMYGVNKVAGELLCDYYFTRFGVDTRGVRFPGLISYVTPPGGGTTDYAVEIYYKAIEEGRYTSYIAEGTYMDMMYMPDALQAIVDLMEADGSKLKHRNAFNISAMSFEPSQIAIEIQKQIPSFKIDYNVDPVRQTIADSWPNAIDSSAAVEEWGFKTQFDLEKMTIDMLDQLKRKLNKRAIS; encoded by the coding sequence ATGAAAAAAATAATCGTGACGGGGGCATTAGGTCAGATTGGTTCTGAACTGACAGTGATGTTAAGTGAGTTATATGGTCAGGAAAATGTATTAGCAACTGATATAAGAAAAGTGCCAAATACAGTGGGTCCTTTCGAAGTATTAGATGTAATGGACGGTAAACGAATGTATGAATTAGCCAAGGATTTTGGTGCAGATACAATTATTCATATGGCAGCATTACTTTCTGCAACAGCAGAAAAAAATCCACAGTTTGCTTGGAATTTAAATATGGGGGGACTAATGAACGCGTTAGAAGTTGCTCGTGAGTTAGACTTACAATTTTTCACTCCAAGTTCAATTGGTGCATTTGGTCCTACAACACCAAAGGACAATACACCGCAGGATACGTTACAAAGACCGACAACTATGTATGGGGTTAATAAAGTAGCAGGGGAGCTACTTTGTGATTATTATTTCACTCGATTTGGAGTCGATACAAGGGGAGTTAGGTTCCCAGGATTAATTTCATATGTAACGCCTCCTGGTGGTGGGACGACAGATTATGCGGTAGAGATCTATTACAAAGCGATAGAGGAAGGACGCTACACCTCTTATATTGCTGAAGGGACATACATGGATATGATGTATATGCCTGATGCGTTACAAGCAATCGTTGATTTAATGGAAGCAGATGGTTCAAAGTTGAAACATCGTAATGCATTTAATATTTCGGCAATGAGTTTCGAACCATCTCAAATCGCAATAGAAATTCAAAAACAAATTCCATCATTCAAAATAGATTATAATGTAGATCCTGTACGTCAAACTATTGCTGACAGTTGGCCAAACGCGATTGATTCATCTGCAGCAGTAGAAGAGTGGGGCTTTAAAACTCAATTCGATTTAGAAAAAATGACGATTGATATGTTAGATCAATTAAAACGAAAATTGAATAAAAGAGCAATTTCGTAA
- the trpA gene encoding tryptophan synthase subunit alpha, whose protein sequence is MSQLKEAVLATTAQGDKAFVPYIMAGDGGLETLQPTILKLQELGVTAIEVGIPFTDPVADGPTIQAAGERALAEGTTLRKVIETLSSFADQITVPLVAMTYLNPILAYGTEKFAIDAKNAGIRGVIIPDMPLEERDIVHPALKNGGIDLVQLVSLTSTPERIERLTKASEGFIYAVTVNGITGARSSFQKDLAEHFKTIQTYTDTPVLAGFGISTSEQVKNFGSFCSGVIVGSKIVDSLAKNDWATIETLVKASKTALVK, encoded by the coding sequence ATGAGTCAATTAAAAGAAGCAGTACTTGCTACTACAGCTCAAGGCGATAAAGCATTTGTTCCCTACATTATGGCGGGCGATGGTGGTTTAGAAACCTTACAACCAACAATTCTTAAGTTACAAGAGCTAGGTGTAACTGCAATTGAGGTTGGGATTCCATTTACAGATCCTGTTGCAGATGGTCCTACGATTCAAGCTGCTGGTGAACGCGCATTAGCAGAAGGTACGACATTACGAAAGGTGATCGAAACACTTTCAAGCTTTGCCGATCAAATTACTGTTCCGCTTGTAGCAATGACTTATCTTAACCCAATTCTTGCATATGGAACTGAAAAATTTGCTATTGATGCAAAAAACGCTGGAATCCGTGGCGTCATTATTCCAGATATGCCTCTTGAAGAACGTGATATTGTCCACCCTGCCTTAAAAAATGGAGGGATTGACCTTGTCCAACTTGTTTCTTTAACAAGTACACCGGAGCGTATTGAACGATTAACAAAGGCAAGTGAAGGCTTTATTTATGCAGTAACGGTTAATGGGATTACAGGGGCTCGCTCTTCATTCCAAAAAGACCTTGCCGAACATTTTAAAACGATTCAAACTTATACAGATACCCCTGTCTTAGCTGGCTTTGGTATTTCAACATCTGAACAAGTGAAGAATTTTGGTTCATTTTGTAGCGGTGTTATTGTTGGTAGTAAAATCGTGGATAGTTTAGCGAAGAACGATTGGGCAACTATTGAAACACTTGTAAAAGCTTCAAAGACAGCACTTGTTAAGTAA
- the trpB gene encoding tryptophan synthase subunit beta has protein sequence MTTTVKGRFGRFGGQFVPETLMTALKELDEAYDQYKDDEDFQNELRYYLKNYVGRETPLYFAERLTEHCGGAKIYLKREDLNHTGAHKINNALGQALLAKRMGKKKIVAETGAGQHGVATATACALLDLECIVYMGAEDIKRQALNVFRMELLGTKVVSVDSGSSTLKDAVNEALRHWVTNIEDTHYILGSAMGPHPFPTIVRDFQRVIGDETREQILALENRLPDTVVACVGGGSNSIGMFYPFVEDSDVRLIGVEAAGKGIETGKHAAAIQGGQTGVLHGAFMYLLQDEDGFVQEAHSISAGLDYPGVGPEHCYLHEIGRATYGTVTDEEALQGVKLLCRTEGILPALESAHAVYYASKLAETMSKDEILVVCLSGRGDKDVHTFHEAFGGELG, from the coding sequence ATGACAACAACTGTAAAAGGTCGATTTGGCCGATTTGGTGGTCAATTTGTTCCAGAAACATTAATGACAGCTTTAAAGGAACTAGATGAAGCTTATGATCAATATAAAGACGACGAAGATTTCCAAAACGAACTTCGTTATTATTTGAAAAATTATGTGGGTCGCGAAACACCACTTTACTTTGCGGAACGTTTAACAGAACATTGTGGCGGTGCAAAAATCTATTTAAAGCGTGAAGATTTAAATCATACTGGTGCACATAAAATCAATAACGCCCTTGGTCAGGCATTACTTGCAAAACGTATGGGTAAGAAAAAGATTGTCGCTGAAACTGGTGCAGGACAACATGGTGTGGCTACAGCAACAGCTTGTGCATTGCTAGACTTAGAATGTATCGTCTACATGGGAGCAGAAGACATCAAACGTCAAGCGTTAAACGTTTTCCGTATGGAGTTACTCGGTACTAAAGTAGTTTCAGTTGATTCTGGCTCTTCCACTTTAAAAGATGCTGTCAATGAAGCGCTTCGTCACTGGGTAACAAATATTGAAGATACGCACTACATTTTAGGTTCAGCGATGGGCCCTCACCCATTCCCTACAATTGTTCGTGACTTCCAACGTGTGATTGGTGATGAAACAAGAGAACAAATTTTAGCATTAGAGAATCGCCTTCCAGATACGGTTGTCGCTTGCGTTGGTGGAGGAAGTAATTCAATTGGAATGTTTTACCCATTCGTTGAGGATTCCGACGTCCGTTTAATCGGTGTGGAAGCTGCCGGAAAAGGAATCGAAACAGGTAAACACGCTGCGGCAATTCAAGGCGGGCAAACTGGTGTCCTACACGGTGCTTTTATGTATTTATTACAAGATGAAGACGGTTTTGTTCAAGAAGCACATTCAATTTCTGCAGGCCTTGACTACCCTGGTGTTGGACCAGAACACTGCTACCTTCATGAAATCGGCCGCGCAACATACGGTACTGTAACAGATGAAGAAGCATTACAAGGTGTGAAGTTGCTCTGCCGCACTGAAGGCATTCTCCCTGCGTTAGAAAGTGCACATGCAGTTTATTATGCTTCTAAACTAGCAGAAACAATGTCAAAAGATGAGATTCTTGTGGTTTGTTTATCAGGTCGTGGAGATAAAGACGTGCATACATTTCACGAAGCATTTGGAGGTGAATTAGGATGA
- a CDS encoding phosphoribosylanthranilate isomerase produces MVNVKICGLKEEIHVQSAVEAGATWIGFMFAPSKRRISVKRAEDLAILVPPHVKRVGVFVNPTELEVREAVEKVGLDYVQYHGTEDAEFIKKLGYPSIKAFSIRGYEDVEKASKYDVDYYLFDAPGTDYSGGSGNVFDWSLLEQLSISKDRIILAGGLNSENVGRAIEQVRPFGVDVSSGVESNGQKDSKLIKEFILAAKKEHSSLKA; encoded by the coding sequence ATGGTAAATGTAAAGATTTGTGGTTTAAAAGAAGAAATACATGTGCAATCAGCTGTAGAAGCCGGTGCCACTTGGATTGGTTTTATGTTCGCCCCTAGTAAAAGGAGAATTTCAGTTAAACGTGCTGAAGATCTAGCTATACTAGTTCCCCCTCACGTTAAAAGAGTTGGAGTTTTTGTTAATCCAACAGAACTGGAAGTACGTGAAGCGGTAGAAAAAGTTGGACTTGATTACGTTCAATATCACGGTACAGAAGATGCTGAGTTTATTAAAAAATTGGGCTACCCGTCCATTAAGGCGTTTTCTATTCGTGGCTATGAGGATGTTGAAAAAGCAAGTAAATATGATGTCGATTATTATTTATTTGATGCACCTGGAACTGACTATTCAGGTGGAAGCGGAAACGTTTTTGACTGGTCATTGTTAGAGCAACTTTCGATTTCAAAAGACCGTATCATCCTTGCAGGTGGATTAAATAGCGAAAATGTTGGTCGTGCAATCGAGCAAGTCCGCCCCTTTGGTGTTGATGTTTCAAGCGGTGTAGAAAGTAATGGACAGAAAGACAGTAAGTTAATTAAAGAATTTATCTTAGCAGCAAAAAAAGAACATTCTTCATTAAAAGCGTAA
- the trpC gene encoding indole-3-glycerol phosphate synthase TrpC — protein MTILQTILDHKATLLPSMKENEPKFNIQPKKRVSLYDALRKSNTLQIISEMKRASPSKGLIAEGADPIEQAKKYENAGAICISVLTEEKFFKGSFEDLANVANTVDIPVLCKDFVMDPVQIDYAKAAGASVVLLIVAALDDKNLKSLYDYATNLELDVLVEVHNAEELERALAIQPRIIGVNNRDLKTFNVDLAQTEQLAERINSIPDIAFISESGIWNSEDATRVASVGARGVLVGESLMRSGTVEETLRAFQVPLSESVVK, from the coding sequence ATGACTATCTTACAAACAATCTTAGATCACAAAGCAACACTTCTACCTTCAATGAAAGAAAATGAGCCTAAATTTAATATTCAGCCAAAAAAACGTGTTTCTTTATATGATGCATTGCGGAAATCTAATACGCTTCAAATTATTTCAGAGATGAAACGCGCTTCGCCTTCTAAAGGACTCATCGCTGAAGGTGCTGATCCAATAGAACAAGCAAAAAAATATGAAAATGCAGGTGCCATTTGTATTTCAGTATTGACAGAAGAAAAGTTCTTTAAAGGTTCTTTTGAAGACTTGGCCAACGTTGCAAATACAGTTGACATCCCGGTTCTTTGTAAGGATTTTGTAATGGATCCAGTTCAAATTGATTATGCAAAAGCAGCAGGTGCATCAGTTGTACTTCTAATTGTCGCAGCACTGGATGATAAAAATCTAAAATCACTTTACGACTACGCAACAAATTTAGAGTTAGACGTTCTAGTTGAAGTACATAATGCCGAAGAACTTGAACGCGCATTAGCCATTCAACCAAGAATCATCGGTGTTAATAACCGTGATTTAAAAACATTTAATGTAGACTTAGCTCAAACGGAACAACTAGCTGAGCGCATTAACTCTATTCCCGACATTGCCTTTATTAGTGAGAGTGGTATTTGGAATTCGGAAGATGCAACTCGTGTAGCTAGTGTCGGTGCGCGTGGAGTACTAGTTGGCGAATCCCTAATGCGAAGCGGAACAGTAGAGGAAACATTAAGAGCCTTCCAAGTTCCCCTTTCTGAAAGTGTCGTGAAGTAA
- the trpD gene encoding anthranilate phosphoribosyltransferase, whose product MNIQFFTNQVKQNENLAFEEMVNACELVFNEETPKEDIKDFLLALSSKGETADEIAALATVMKSHALTVPVPEGKYIDNCGTGGDGLKTFNISTTSAIVLAANGVSVTKHGNRKISSSSGSSDVLQALGIHTEFTTQDSINLLKQEGITFLYAPNVHPKLKRIGEIRREIGKTTIFNMVGPLTNPVNLTTQIVGINRPELVSDYADVLRILGRERAVVVSGTQGMDEASLDHGNKLALLENGEITPFTLNLDDLGLSPAPVSALRGGSPEENAVILRELLKGKESAYFDAVLLNSALGFFAYGIAETIKDGVDIARESILSGRALTKLDAVIEFSQELLKERTAL is encoded by the coding sequence ATGAATATTCAATTCTTTACAAATCAAGTGAAACAAAATGAAAATTTAGCCTTTGAAGAAATGGTTAATGCATGTGAACTAGTATTTAACGAAGAAACGCCAAAAGAAGATATTAAAGATTTTTTACTAGCTTTAAGTTCTAAAGGTGAAACGGCTGATGAAATTGCAGCACTTGCAACTGTTATGAAATCACATGCCTTAACTGTACCTGTTCCAGAAGGAAAATATATTGATAACTGCGGTACAGGTGGAGATGGATTAAAAACCTTTAACATTAGTACAACATCTGCAATTGTCCTTGCCGCGAATGGTGTATCTGTTACAAAACATGGTAATCGAAAAATCTCAAGTAGTTCAGGTAGTTCAGATGTGTTACAGGCGTTAGGTATTCATACTGAATTCACTACCCAGGATTCAATCAATTTACTTAAGCAAGAAGGAATCACTTTCCTTTATGCGCCGAACGTACATCCTAAACTAAAACGAATTGGTGAAATTCGTAGAGAAATCGGAAAAACAACAATTTTTAATATGGTAGGTCCATTAACAAACCCTGTGAACTTGACAACACAAATTGTTGGCATTAATCGTCCTGAACTTGTTAGTGATTACGCTGACGTATTACGCATTTTAGGTCGAGAACGTGCAGTTGTCGTTTCGGGAACACAAGGCATGGATGAAGCTTCTCTTGATCATGGCAATAAATTAGCTCTACTTGAAAATGGTGAAATTACACCTTTCACATTAAATCTTGACGATCTTGGTTTATCCCCTGCCCCTGTGTCTGCACTTCGTGGAGGGTCACCAGAGGAAAATGCAGTTATTTTAAGAGAATTATTAAAAGGAAAAGAAAGTGCATACTTTGATGCGGTGTTATTAAATTCAGCGCTAGGTTTCTTTGCATATGGTATTGCCGAAACAATTAAAGACGGTGTTGATATCGCACGTGAAAGTATTCTATCAGGCCGTGCACTAACAAAGCTTGATGCAGTGATTGAATTTAGCCAAGAACTTTTAAAGGAGCGTACAGCACTATGA
- a CDS encoding QueT transporter family protein — MKVKFLATTGIIAALYIAVTMLVAPFGFTEIQFRVSEMFNHLVAFNPRYMLGVVLGVFIANLFSPLGLYDLVFGVGHSIITLAIFILICKFVKNTVLRMIINSFLFTCTMFIIAFELNLALELPFLWTWFTCAVGEFVVLAVGVPIFHLLNKRLNFKDLI, encoded by the coding sequence ATGAAGGTAAAATTTTTAGCAACAACAGGGATCATTGCAGCCCTTTATATCGCCGTTACAATGCTTGTAGCACCATTTGGTTTTACAGAGATTCAATTTCGTGTATCCGAAATGTTTAACCATTTAGTTGCATTTAACCCACGCTACATGCTGGGCGTTGTATTAGGTGTTTTTATTGCGAATCTATTTTCCCCACTCGGGCTATACGATTTAGTGTTTGGGGTCGGGCATTCCATTATCACTCTTGCAATCTTTATTTTGATTTGTAAGTTTGTGAAAAACACAGTACTACGCATGATCATCAATTCATTCCTATTTACTTGTACGATGTTTATCATTGCGTTTGAACTAAACCTTGCACTTGAATTACCATTCTTATGGACATGGTTTACATGTGCTGTTGGTGAGTTCGTTGTGTTAGCTGTAGGTGTACCAATTTTCCACCTATTAAATAAACGTTTAAATTTCAAAGATTTAATTTAA